Part of the Candidatus Zixiibacteriota bacterium genome, TTCTCGCGGAGGTCGGTCTGCCCTATCTGACGCTCGACCGGCGCGCCGACACGCTATCCGGCGGCGAGGCGCAGCGCATCCGCCTCGCGGCGCAACTCGGCTCCAACCTGCGCGGCGTCTGCTACATCCTCGACGAGCCGACCATCGGGCTGCACCCGAGGGACAACGCGATGCTGCTGAGCACGCTGCGGCGGCTGCAGCGATCGGGAAACAGCGTGCTCGTCGTCGAGCACGACGAGGCGACGATCCAGTCCGCGGACCTGATCGTGGACCTCGGCCCCGGCGCCGGCATCCACGGCGGGAGCGTGGTCTCGGTCGGCTCGCCCGAGCAGATCAAACGCCATCCCGCTTCCCTCACCGGCGCCTACCTGCGCGCGGAAAGGAAACGGCTGGGACCGCAACGCGACCTGTCGTCGGTCAAGTGGCTCGCCATCCGCGGGGCCACCGCCAACAACCTCAAGAACCTCGACGTGCGCATCCCGCTCGAGCGCTGGACCTGCGTCACCGGCATCTCGGGATCGGGCAAGAGCACGCTGGTCAAGGAGGTCCTCTACAAGGCCCTCAAGCTCAAGCTCGGGCAGTTCGCCGGCCGACCGGGCGCGCACCGTGAGCTGAGCGGCTGGGAGGCCTTGGAGCGAGTGGTGGAGGTCGATCAAACGCCGATCGGCAAGACGCCCCGTTCGGTGCCCGCTTCGTACGTCGGCCTGCTCGACGAGATCCGCAGGCTCTATGCGCTCACGCCCGAAGCGCGGCTGCGCGGCTACACGCCCAGCCGCTTCTCGTTCAACGTGCGCGGCGGCCGCTGCGAGGCGTGCGCCGGGCAGGGCAAGATCCGCAAGGAGATGAGCTTTCTCCCCGACGTCTTCGTCGACTGCGACGCCTGCGGGGGCGAGCGCTTCAACGAGGAGACCCTCAACATCCGCTTCAACGGCAAGAGCATCGCTGACGTCCTGCGCATGACGGTCGAGGAGGCCGAGCCGTTTTTCCGGCCGTTTCCCAGGATCGCGCGGCCGCTCAAGCTGCTCGACGACATCGGCATGGGCTACATCACGCTCGGGCAGGCGAGCAACACGCTTTCGGGCGGCGAGGCGCAGCGGCTCAAGCTCGCCTACGAGCTCGGCAAGGAGTCGCGCGGCAGGACGCTCTACGTGCTCGACGAGCCGACCACGGGTCTCCATTTCGCCGACGTCGAGAAGCTGATCCAGATCCTCCACCGGCTGGTCGATATGGGCAACACGGTGGTGACGATCGAGCACAACCTCGACGTCATCAAGGACGCCGATTACCTGATCGATCTTGGTCCCGAGGGAGGCGAGCGCGGCGGCGAGATCGTGGCGTGCGGCACCCCGCTGGAAGTGGCCGCGAACGGGCGTCGGTCCGCCACCGCCGGCTTTCTGAGAAGCTACCTCAGCCGCGGGATCGACCGCCCGGCCGCGCAGGCGCGATCCGCGCCGCGGGAGGTGGTTGCCTAGGATGGCTTCCCGCTTCTGGTCCCTGGCCGGGAGAGCCTGGTGGCTCAAGTGCCCGCGCTGCGGCTCGGCGCCGCTGTTTCGGCGGCCTTTTTCGATGTACGCGAACTGTCCCTGTTGCGGGCTCGATTTCGAGCCGGAACCGGGCTATTTCGTCGGCGCGATCTATGTGAACTACGCGGCGACCGTGCTCGTGGCCGTTCCCGGTTATTTCCTCCTGGACGCCTGGGCGGGACTCAGCCTCGAGCAGCAGCTCGCCGTCTGGATCTCGTTCGCGGTGCTCTTCCCGGTGCTCTTTTTTCACCACTCACGCAGCCTGTGGCTGGGAATGGATCACCTCTTGAACCCCGCCAAGAGCCTCTACCCGGTGCCGCGCAAGCCGAAGCGCTAGGCCGTCAGCCGAGGGAAAGCGCCGCCACCCCCAGAACCATCATGGAAGCGGCCGCCAGCCGGCGGCGCGCGTCGCCTTCGGCGAGCAGCCGTGTTCCCATCACAGTGCCGATCAGGACGCTGATCTCGCGCGCCGGCGCGACGTAGCTCACCGGCGTGAACCGCAGCGCCGTAAGGACGAGAATATAGGAAAGCGGCGCCAGGACCGCCACGCCGACGGCTTCGCGGCGGTGGGCCCGCCATTCCGCGCGGGTGGTCTCCCGGTGGCGCCACGCCATCGGCGTGAGCAAAAGCGCCCGTCCGGCATTGGCGCCCCAGTCGAGGAGCAGCGGCGCCACGCCGAAGCGCGCGACCGCCTGCTTGTCCCAAAGGGTATAGGCGGCGATGAACGTCCCGGTCATGAGCGCGTAGAGCACCGCGCGGCGCGCGCCGGCCTGCCCCGGCTTCAGGGGGCTGGCCGTGAGAACCAGCGCGCCGAAGACCACCAGCGGCGCGCCCCCGAGCGCCAGCGCCGAAGGCCTTTCCCCGAGAAAGAGGACGGCGGCGGCGCTCGAGAGCAGCGGCCCCGTGCCGCGGGCGAGCGGGTACACGAGCGAGAGATCGCCGGCACGGTACCCCTCGTTGAGCAACACGAAATAAGCCGTATGCAGAACGGCGCTTCCGGCCATGAGGCCGATCTCCGCCAGGCCGATCCGCGCGCCGGTCAGGTAAATCGCGCCGATCGCGACGGGAGCGTAGATCACGGCAGAGAGAATCGCGAACAGCCAGGTGAAGGTCGCATGCCCGCTCGCCCGCTTCGCCAGAAGGTTCCACGCGGCGTGGATGAAGGCGGCGGCGAGAATCAGCGCGAGCGCTCCGGCGGTCACGGCGGGTTCATCGGTCTGCGCCCTTGCCGGAGGCGGATTCGATGCGGACGATCGGGTCGCCGACGCGGATCATGCCGCTCCGCAGGATCTCGGCCCGCAGCCCGCCGCGGTGGATCAATCCGCGCAGCGCCCCTTTGACGGAGAGCTTCTCCATGTGGGCGCAGGGCTCGCACAGGCGCGCCCCGCGCAAAACCGCCTCCCCGACGCTGAACTCCGCTCCGACGAGGTGATTGAGCGCAACCCCGCGCGTGACGATGTTGCGCCGCGCCCGGGCGGCGTCCAGCTCGAGATCGTAATCCCGCCGCAGAGCCTCGATCGCTTCGGCTTCGATGAGCGTCACCTGACGTCCAGAGCCGGGCTGGCTCGAGTACGTGCCCGAGCCGGTGAAGTAGCGATCTCCCTCGAGTCCCTTCCCCGCGACTGCGAGCACCTGCCCGACCGAGATCACCGGGGCACCGCCCGCGGGCGCGAGGTGAATCGACACGACCATCGATCTCGCGGCCATGGAATCAGCTCCCTTTCCTTCCCGCCAGCAGCGCCGAGATCTCCGGGGTTTGCACTCCCGCCGATATGCCCGCAGCCGTGCCGCTTTCCAGGATTTCTTCCGCCAGCCTTTTGGTCGCCCCCAGAGCCGCTTTCAAGAAGCCGGAACCGTAGCTCACGCGCGCGACACCGAGGTCCTGCAGCTCGGTCACGCTCGGCGACTGCGGCCCGGCGAGGATACTGACGGGCGCCTTGACCTCCCGGACCACGATCCGGATCGTTTCGGGAGCGTGCAGGTTCAGATAGAAGATGCAGTCTCCGCCCGCTTCCGCGTATGCATTGCCGCGTCGGATCGCCTCGTCGAGCGCCTTTTTCGGATCGGCGGTGACGACATGGAAAGCGTCGACCCGCGCGTTGAGAAAAAACTCGCTGCCCAGCCGTCGTTTGGCTTCCATCACCGCCGCGATCTTGCGCAGCTGCTCCTCGAGCGGCACCAGCCCCCGCCCGCTTCCGGGTTTGCCGCGGGCCCCGTCCTCCAGGTTCATCCCCGCCACGCCTCGCGCCACGAGCCCGCGCACGGTCCCGGGAATTTCCGCTTCGTCGCCGTAGCCCCGCTCCCCGTCGGCGTTGAAGGGCACCGCCAGCGCGGCGGCGATCCTGCCGGAAACGTCGAGGAAGCAATCCCGGCTCATCACCTCCCCGTCGGGGTAGCCGAGCGCGGCGGCGATGCCGCCGCTGGTTCCCTGGATCGCCTGAAACCCCATTCGCTCGAAAAGCAAGGCGCTCAGGACGTCGTAGGCCCCGGGCATGACCAGGATCTCGGGAGCACGGACAAGCTCGCGCAAACGGCGGCTGCGTGCGTTCGCGGCATCCAGAATCGGTCTGTCTATCGGTTCCATGTTTTGCTCCCCGCAGGCGGAAAAGCCGACGCCCCCCAATCCTAAGTCGCTCCGCCTCCCGGAAGCAAGCGCCCGGCGGGAGTTTGCGCCTCGCTCCATGCGCGGGGTAGAATCGCGGGGCGCGCCGACCTCCAGGCGCCGCCTGCGGCCGAGGCCACGACTCCATGATCTTCACGGCGATGACGATCGCGGGATCCGATTCCGGCGCCGGGGCCGGCATACAAGCGGATCTCAAGACCTTCGCCGCTCTCGGTGTTTACGGCACCTCGGTGATCACCGCGATCACGGCGCAGAACAGCCTTCGCGTGACGCGCGTTGCGCCACTGGATCCGGCGCTGGTCGCGGCGCAGATCGACGCCGTGGCCGGAGATATCGGCGCACACGCGGTCAAGACCGGGATGCTCGCCAACGCGGCCATCGTCGAGGCCGTCTCGAGGAAAATCCGTCGGCACCGGCTGATCAACGTCGTGGTCGATCCGGTGATGATCGCCAAGGGCGGCCGGCGGCTGCTGACCCGTGATGCCCTCGAGACCCTGCGGTCGCGCCTCCTGCCGCTCGCCACGGTCGTAACGCCCAACGTTCCCGAGGCCGAAGCCCTGGCGGGCATGCGGCTGCGTCGCGACTCCGAGATCCGCGAGGCCGCCGAGAAGATCGCCTCGCTCGGACCGCGGGCGGTCGTCATCAAAGGCGGTCACCGCCGCGGCGCGGCCGTCGATCTGCTGTACGAGGGCGGCCGCTTTCACGAGTTCGCCGCGCCCCGAATTCGGACGCGCCACACGCACGGCACGGGCTGCACTTTTTCCGCGGCGATCGCCGCCTATCTCGCGAAGGGAGAAACGATCGAACGGGCCGTGGCCGGCGCCAAGAGCTTCATCACCCGCGCCATCCGCGGCGCCTTCCCCGTGGGCGCCGGCCACGGCCCGGTGCACCAGTTCTACGCCTTTTGGCCCGGACGCGCCCCCGAACCCATGCGCCGGGCAAAGCGCTCCTAGCGCGCTCGCTCCATTTCCGCGATGATCCGGCGCGCTGCGCCGACGCGATCCGAGGCTTCGAGGATCGGGCGCCCGACCACGATGTAGTCGACCCCGGCGCGCACCGCCTCGCCGGGCGTCATGACCCGTCGCTGGTCGTCCGTTCGGCTGGCGGCGGGGCGAATTCCCGGCGTGACGATGATGAAACGCAGACCGCAGGCCTTGCGGATATCGGCCACCTCGCGGGGCGACGCGACGACACCGTCCATTCCCGCTTCGCGCGTGAGCAGCGCCAGCCGCACTACCTGATCGGCCACGTCTCTGCCGACTCCCAGGCGCCGAAGGTCCGTCTGATCGAGGCTGGTGAGGACGGTCACCCCGAGCATGATCGGGCGGCGCCGCTGCTCCTGGCGGCATACCCGACGCACCTCCTTGACGGTGGTGCGCATCATCTCGAGGCCGCCCGAGGCATGGACGTTGAACATCTTCACCCCGAGGCGCGTGGCCTCGATCGCCGCCTTGGCGACTGTGCTGGGGATGTCGTGGAACTTGAGATCGAGAAACACCTCGCCGCCGAGCTCATGGATCAGGCGGACGGATTGAGGTCCCGAGTGGGTGAACAGTTGCTTGCCGATCTTGAACATGCCGACCTCGGGCGCCAGAAGCCGCACCAGGTCGGCGACCTCCTCGAGATCGTCCAGGTCCAGGGCGACGATCAGCCGCTCCCGCATGGAGGCCGGAGGACGGACAAGCTCGAGGCTCGACGCCACGGTTTTATCCCTGAAGCGCCCGCATCACCATGTCGCGGATGGTTTCGGCCGCGCGGGCGGTCGGAATCTCGTCCGTCCGGCCGTCGCGGCGCCAGCGCGTTTCCACGCAGCCTTTCTCGAGACCCTTGGTGCCGATGGTGACCCGCAGCGGAACGCCGATGAGGTCGGCGTCCTTGAACTTGACGCCGGGCCGTTCGTCGCGATCGTCGAAAAGCACCTCCACGCCCTCGCGGCGCAGCCCCTCGTACAGCCGGTCGGCGACCCTTCGCACTTCCCCGTCCCGATAGTTCACCGGCAACAGCAGCACGTGGAACGGCGCGATCGCCATCGGCCAGATCATCCCGTTGCCGTCGTGATTCTGCTCGATCGCTGCGGCCGCCAGGCGGCTGATGCCGATCCCGTAGCAACCCATCTCGATCGGCCGCTCCCGTCCCTCGGCGTCGAGATAGGTCGCAGCGAGCGGTTCGCTGTATTTCCGCCCGAGATAGAAGATCTGGCCGACTTCGATTCCGCGATGCGCCTCGAGCGAGCCGCGATCGCAACGGGGGCAGGGGTCACCCGCCGCCGCCATCCTGAGGTC contains:
- a CDS encoding DUF983 domain-containing protein — protein: MASRFWSLAGRAWWLKCPRCGSAPLFRRPFSMYANCPCCGLDFEPEPGYFVGAIYVNYAATVLVAVPGYFLLDAWAGLSLEQQLAVWISFAVLFPVLFFHHSRSLWLGMDHLLNPAKSLYPVPRKPKR
- a CDS encoding DMT family transporter, with the translated sequence MTAGALALILAAAFIHAAWNLLAKRASGHATFTWLFAILSAVIYAPVAIGAIYLTGARIGLAEIGLMAGSAVLHTAYFVLLNEGYRAGDLSLVYPLARGTGPLLSSAAAVLFLGERPSALALGGAPLVVFGALVLTASPLKPGQAGARRAVLYALMTGTFIAAYTLWDKQAVARFGVAPLLLDWGANAGRALLLTPMAWRHRETTRAEWRAHRREAVGVAVLAPLSYILVLTALRFTPVSYVAPAREISVLIGTVMGTRLLAEGDARRRLAAASMMVLGVAALSLG
- a CDS encoding MOSC domain-containing protein; protein product: MAARSMVVSIHLAPAGGAPVISVGQVLAVAGKGLEGDRYFTGSGTYSSQPGSGRQVTLIEAEAIEALRRDYDLELDAARARRNIVTRGVALNHLVGAEFSVGEAVLRGARLCEPCAHMEKLSVKGALRGLIHRGGLRAEILRSGMIRVGDPIVRIESASGKGADR
- a CDS encoding isocitrate lyase/phosphoenolpyruvate mutase family protein; its protein translation is MEPIDRPILDAANARSRRLRELVRAPEILVMPGAYDVLSALLFERMGFQAIQGTSGGIAAALGYPDGEVMSRDCFLDVSGRIAAALAVPFNADGERGYGDEAEIPGTVRGLVARGVAGMNLEDGARGKPGSGRGLVPLEEQLRKIAAVMEAKRRLGSEFFLNARVDAFHVVTADPKKALDEAIRRGNAYAEAGGDCIFYLNLHAPETIRIVVREVKAPVSILAGPQSPSVTELQDLGVARVSYGSGFLKAALGATKRLAEEILESGTAAGISAGVQTPEISALLAGRKGS
- the thiD gene encoding bifunctional hydroxymethylpyrimidine kinase/phosphomethylpyrimidine kinase — its product is MIFTAMTIAGSDSGAGAGIQADLKTFAALGVYGTSVITAITAQNSLRVTRVAPLDPALVAAQIDAVAGDIGAHAVKTGMLANAAIVEAVSRKIRRHRLINVVVDPVMIAKGGRRLLTRDALETLRSRLLPLATVVTPNVPEAEALAGMRLRRDSEIREAAEKIASLGPRAVVIKGGHRRGAAVDLLYEGGRFHEFAAPRIRTRHTHGTGCTFSAAIAAYLAKGETIERAVAGAKSFITRAIRGAFPVGAGHGPVHQFYAFWPGRAPEPMRRAKRS
- the pyrF gene encoding orotidine-5'-phosphate decarboxylase; the protein is MASSLELVRPPASMRERLIVALDLDDLEEVADLVRLLAPEVGMFKIGKQLFTHSGPQSVRLIHELGGEVFLDLKFHDIPSTVAKAAIEATRLGVKMFNVHASGGLEMMRTTVKEVRRVCRQEQRRRPIMLGVTVLTSLDQTDLRRLGVGRDVADQVVRLALLTREAGMDGVVASPREVADIRKACGLRFIIVTPGIRPAASRTDDQRRVMTPGEAVRAGVDYIVVGRPILEASDRVGAARRIIAEMERAR